From one Amphiura filiformis chromosome 13, Afil_fr2py, whole genome shotgun sequence genomic stretch:
- the LOC140168159 gene encoding uncharacterized protein isoform X1: MDEKSTHVQAVEPVPKKKSGDSLHEELSPKDVSSINESVSKDTVPEKPVENLAPDSKAEDTKMGEKSKQVQAVEPVAQPVSPKEKSRDSLPEEHSPKDVSSIDVSKDTTPEKPVEKLTPDSKAEDTEMDEKPKHVQALEPVAQPVSPKEKSGDSLREELSPKDVSIINESVSKDTDPEKPVENLAPDLKAEDTKMTSKQPTPTVPLTRKRVSPLKTLVPDDSLSMSPLKTLVPDDSLRISPLKTLVPDDSLRISPLKTLVPDDSLRISPLKTLVPDDSLRISPLKTLVPDDSLWIIESDITDSDKIVSSLKQQTFFISILQKTLFVYFFLASWFTLQ, encoded by the exons ATG GACGAGAAATCCACACATGTACAAGCCGTGGAGCCTGTACCAAAGAAAAAAAGCGGAGACTCGTTGCATGAAGAGCTTTCTCCAAAAGACGTCTCCAGCATCAACGAGAGCGTCAGCAAGGACACTGTCCCAGAAAAGCCTGTCGAGAATTTAGCACCTGATTCGAAGGCAGAAGACACGAAGATG GGCGAGAAATCCAAACAGGTACAAGCCGTAGAGCCTGTTGCACAACCTGTATCGCCTAAGGAAAAAAGCAGAGACTCGTTGCCAGAAGAGCATTCTCCAAAAGACGTCTCCAGTATCGACGTCAGCAAGGACACCACACCAGAAAAGCCTGTCGAGAAGTTAACACCTGATTCGAAGGCAGAAGACACGGAGATG GACGAGAAACCCAAACATGTACAAGCCTTGGAACCTGTGGCACAACCTGTATCGCCTAAGGAAAAAAGCGGAGACTCGTTGCGTGAAGAGCTTTCTCCAAAAGACGTCTCCATCATCAACGAGAGCGTCAGCAAGGACACTGACCCAGAAAAGCCTGTCGAAAATTTAGCACCTGATTTGAAGGCAGAAGACACGAAGATG ACATCAAAACAACCTACACCAACTGTTCCACTCACACGGAAAAGGGTATCTCCATTGAAGACTTTAGTCCCTGATGATTCTCTCTCGATGTCACCATTGAAAACCTTGGTCCCCGATGATTCTCTCCGGATATCGCCATTGAAGACCTTGGTCCCCGATGATTCTCTCCGGATATCGCCATTGAAGACCTTGGTCCCCGATGATTCTCTCCGGATATCGCCATTGAAGACCTTGGTCCCCGATGATTCTCTCCGGATATCGCCATTGAAGACCCTAGTCCCTGATGATTCACTCTGGATTATAGAATCCGATATTACGGATTCGGACAAAATAGTTTCTAGTCTAAAGCAGCAAACCTTCTTCATATCAATCTTGCAAAAAACGTTATTCGTCTACTTTTTCCTGGCATCCTGGTTTACACTTCAGTAA
- the LOC140168159 gene encoding uncharacterized protein isoform X2 → MDEKSTHVQAVEPVPKKKSGDSLHEELSPKDVSSINESVSKDTVPEKPVENLAPDSKAEDTKMDEKPKHVQALEPVAQPVSPKEKSGDSLREELSPKDVSIINESVSKDTDPEKPVENLAPDLKAEDTKMTSKQPTPTVPLTRKRVSPLKTLVPDDSLSMSPLKTLVPDDSLRISPLKTLVPDDSLRISPLKTLVPDDSLRISPLKTLVPDDSLRISPLKTLVPDDSLWIIESDITDSDKIVSSLKQQTFFISILQKTLFVYFFLASWFTLQ, encoded by the exons ATG GACGAGAAATCCACACATGTACAAGCCGTGGAGCCTGTACCAAAGAAAAAAAGCGGAGACTCGTTGCATGAAGAGCTTTCTCCAAAAGACGTCTCCAGCATCAACGAGAGCGTCAGCAAGGACACTGTCCCAGAAAAGCCTGTCGAGAATTTAGCACCTGATTCGAAGGCAGAAGACACGAAGATG GACGAGAAACCCAAACATGTACAAGCCTTGGAACCTGTGGCACAACCTGTATCGCCTAAGGAAAAAAGCGGAGACTCGTTGCGTGAAGAGCTTTCTCCAAAAGACGTCTCCATCATCAACGAGAGCGTCAGCAAGGACACTGACCCAGAAAAGCCTGTCGAAAATTTAGCACCTGATTTGAAGGCAGAAGACACGAAGATG ACATCAAAACAACCTACACCAACTGTTCCACTCACACGGAAAAGGGTATCTCCATTGAAGACTTTAGTCCCTGATGATTCTCTCTCGATGTCACCATTGAAAACCTTGGTCCCCGATGATTCTCTCCGGATATCGCCATTGAAGACCTTGGTCCCCGATGATTCTCTCCGGATATCGCCATTGAAGACCTTGGTCCCCGATGATTCTCTCCGGATATCGCCATTGAAGACCTTGGTCCCCGATGATTCTCTCCGGATATCGCCATTGAAGACCCTAGTCCCTGATGATTCACTCTGGATTATAGAATCCGATATTACGGATTCGGACAAAATAGTTTCTAGTCTAAAGCAGCAAACCTTCTTCATATCAATCTTGCAAAAAACGTTATTCGTCTACTTTTTCCTGGCATCCTGGTTTACACTTCAGTAA